A genomic window from Tolypothrix sp. PCC 7910 includes:
- a CDS encoding DUF2993 domain-containing protein produces MPDQERLEEHLLSQAAENTLSNQLDEVEQINVDVRTDLLKIVQGQVDEVSLTGQGLVFQKDIRVQEIKVKTDSVAVNPLNAIFGQIELNEPVNAIARIVMTVADINHALSSDLIRNQSQKWDLNVDGKIVNFNLQEIQLSLPGSGKIEFRGTVLLNEMGNSRLLSFTARLKPFTNSQPLLLESFNCTQGDGLSVNLMAALMQKVKEMLQLPYFEWQNMLLSIKDMKVHADNIIMLVKAHVKQIPSTDAMLSPQ; encoded by the coding sequence ATGCCAGATCAGGAAAGGTTGGAGGAGCATTTATTATCACAAGCAGCAGAAAACACGCTATCCAACCAACTGGACGAAGTAGAACAAATAAACGTAGATGTGCGAACCGATCTACTTAAAATTGTTCAGGGACAGGTAGATGAAGTTTCCCTAACTGGTCAAGGTCTGGTGTTCCAAAAAGACATCCGTGTACAGGAAATAAAAGTTAAAACAGATAGTGTTGCTGTCAATCCTTTAAATGCAATTTTTGGACAAATTGAACTAAACGAGCCAGTAAATGCGATCGCTCGGATTGTCATGACAGTAGCAGATATTAATCATGCTTTGTCTTCAGACTTAATTCGCAATCAGTCACAAAAATGGGATTTAAATGTAGATGGCAAAATTGTCAATTTTAATCTGCAAGAAATTCAATTATCGTTACCAGGTAGCGGTAAAATAGAATTCAGGGGAACAGTGCTGCTCAATGAAATGGGCAACAGCCGCTTATTAAGTTTTACAGCAAGACTTAAGCCATTCACTAATTCGCAACCATTGCTCTTAGAGAGTTTTAACTGTACTCAGGGAGATGGTTTGTCAGTAAATCTCATGGCAGCATTAATGCAAAAGGTAAAAGAAATGCTGCAATTACCATATTTTGAATGGCAAAATATGCTATTAAGCATTAAAGATATGAAAGTACACGCAGATAATATCATTATGCTAGTCAAAGCCCATGTTAAGCAAATTCCCTCAACAGATGCTATGCTTTCTCCTCAATAA
- the crtO gene encoding beta-carotene ketolase CrtO: MQEYDVVIIGAGHNGLVCAAYLLKAGYSVLLLEKRSVPGGAATTEECLPQEAPGFKFNLCAIDHEFIHLGPVVEELELEKYGLEYLECDPVVFCPHPDGKYFLAHKSLEKTCAEIARYNERDAKKYAEFTDYWQRALGAMIPMFNAPPKSIIDIAGNYDITKIKDLFSVIGSPNKTLDFIRNMMTSAEDLLNEWFDEEFLKAPLARLAAELGAPPSQKTIAIGAIMMAMRHNPGMARPRGGTGALVKALVNLVTSKGGVILTDQHVEKVLIDDKKAVGVRVAGGKEYRAKYGVISNIDAKRLFLQMTDKTDIDAVDPDLWERLERRIVNNNETILKIDLALDEPLRFPYHEHKDEYLIGSILIADSVAHVEQAHSKCTLGEIPDSDPSMYVVMPSALDPTLAPPGKHTVWIEFFAPYQIAGAEGTGLKGTGWTDELKNQVADKVVDKLATYAPNVKTATIARRVESPAELGERLGAYKGNYYHIDMTLDQMVFFRPLPEIANYKTPIDNLFLTGAGTHPGGSISGMPGRNCARVFLQTKHPIAQTLKDARDSIKSTVGSVFGII, encoded by the coding sequence ATGCAAGAGTACGATGTTGTGATTATTGGTGCAGGACATAACGGTTTAGTATGTGCTGCGTATTTACTAAAAGCTGGCTATAGTGTCCTGCTATTAGAAAAGCGTTCTGTTCCTGGTGGTGCAGCTACCACTGAAGAATGTTTACCCCAAGAAGCACCTGGATTTAAATTTAATTTATGTGCTATTGACCACGAGTTTATACATTTGGGGCCAGTTGTTGAAGAATTAGAATTAGAAAAATATGGTTTAGAATATCTGGAATGCGATCCAGTAGTTTTCTGTCCCCATCCAGATGGTAAATATTTTTTAGCGCACAAATCCCTCGAAAAAACTTGTGCAGAAATCGCTCGTTATAACGAACGTGATGCTAAAAAATATGCTGAATTTACCGACTATTGGCAACGAGCATTAGGTGCTATGATTCCCATGTTTAATGCTCCACCAAAGTCGATTATTGATATTGCTGGTAATTACGACATCACAAAAATCAAAGATTTATTTTCTGTCATTGGTTCCCCGAATAAAACGCTGGACTTTATTCGCAACATGATGACCAGCGCGGAAGATTTACTTAACGAATGGTTTGATGAAGAGTTTCTCAAAGCACCCTTAGCAAGATTAGCAGCAGAACTGGGTGCGCCACCATCACAAAAAACCATTGCGATTGGTGCAATTATGATGGCAATGCGTCACAATCCTGGTATGGCTAGACCTCGCGGTGGTACTGGCGCACTTGTCAAAGCTTTGGTGAATTTAGTTACAAGTAAAGGCGGCGTAATTCTCACAGACCAACATGTAGAAAAAGTGTTGATTGATGATAAAAAAGCAGTGGGTGTACGCGTTGCTGGCGGTAAAGAATATCGTGCTAAATATGGAGTAATTTCTAATATTGATGCCAAGCGTTTATTCTTGCAAATGACTGATAAAACTGATATTGATGCAGTCGATCCAGATTTGTGGGAAAGATTAGAACGCCGCATTGTGAACAACAATGAAACTATTCTCAAAATAGATTTAGCCTTAGATGAACCCTTGCGTTTTCCTTACCATGAACACAAAGATGAATATCTCATTGGTTCTATCTTAATTGCCGATTCTGTAGCTCACGTTGAACAAGCGCATAGCAAATGTACTTTAGGAGAAATCCCAGATTCTGACCCATCAATGTATGTGGTGATGCCTAGCGCTTTAGATCCCACATTAGCACCACCAGGCAAACATACAGTATGGATTGAATTTTTCGCTCCCTATCAAATTGCTGGCGCAGAAGGTACAGGTTTAAAAGGTACAGGTTGGACTGATGAATTAAAAAATCAAGTAGCAGATAAGGTAGTTGATAAATTGGCAACCTATGCACCAAATGTCAAAACAGCAACTATCGCCCGTCGTGTAGAAAGTCCTGCGGAATTAGGAGAAAGGCTAGGTGCCTACAAAGGGAATTATTACCACATTGATATGACACTCGATCAAATGGTATTTTTCCGTCCCTTACCAGAAATAGCTAACTACAAAACACCAATTGATAACCTCTTTTTAACTGGTGCTGGCACACATCCCGGTGGTTCAATATCTGGTATGCCAGGACGTAATTGTGCGCGGGTATTCTTGCAAACTAAACATCCTATTGCTCAGACTTTGAAAGACGCAAGGGATTCAATTAAGTCTACTGTCGGCTCAGTATTTGGAATTATTTAG
- a CDS encoding trans-aconitate 2-methyltransferase has translation MQQLFPGEVFANTADFDTGIRQLLPRYDEMLEVVTRCLPSTSLCILELGCGTGELSLKILQRCPDAQVIALDYSPRMLQFAQSKIAAAGYQNRWQGVEADFGDWANNPEKFAMGTEFDACVSSLAIHHLHDEMKFKLFQQIAVSLSPNGCFWNADPILPESPALVEVYQAAREEWAAQQGKNLAEVRAKVGTSTTQGYSSQDQLASVDTHLQMLTQAGYLTVAVPWKYYGLAVFGGWLYKF, from the coding sequence ATGCAACAACTATTTCCCGGTGAAGTATTTGCCAACACTGCTGATTTTGATACAGGGATTCGTCAGCTATTACCGCGCTATGACGAAATGCTGGAGGTAGTTACCCGTTGTCTGCCTTCTACGAGTCTTTGCATTTTAGAATTAGGCTGTGGCACAGGTGAACTGAGCCTGAAAATACTCCAACGCTGTCCAGATGCTCAAGTCATTGCCTTAGATTACTCGCCGCGAATGTTGCAATTTGCCCAAAGTAAAATTGCTGCAGCTGGATATCAAAATCGATGGCAAGGTGTTGAAGCAGATTTTGGTGATTGGGCAAATAATCCCGAAAAATTTGCTATGGGTACAGAATTTGATGCCTGTGTCTCATCTCTGGCTATTCATCATCTCCACGATGAAATGAAATTTAAGTTATTTCAGCAAATTGCTGTTAGCTTGAGTCCTAATGGTTGTTTTTGGAATGCTGACCCTATCCTTCCAGAATCACCTGCATTAGTAGAAGTTTACCAAGCTGCGCGAGAGGAATGGGCTGCCCAACAGGGAAAAAACTTGGCAGAGGTTCGTGCTAAGGTGGGCACCAGTACTACACAAGGCTACTCCAGCCAAGACCAGTTAGCTTCTGTGGATACTCATTTGCAAATGCTAACGCAAGCAGGGTATTTAACAGTGGCAGTACCTTGGAAATACTATGGCTTGGCAGTTTTTGGCGGCTGGCTGTACAAATTTTAG
- a CDS encoding S-layer family protein: MNWYCAISLAGILSICNLTFARTCDAQIAADGTIPTTVSSSDNLNFTISGGSQVGDNLFHSFNQFSVPTGGSANFNNNFLIKNIISRVTGIETSLIDGRIRTLGKANLFLINPNGIIFGSKSKLDIGGSFFATTANSIKFADGKEFNTAADHNPPLLTVSVPIGLQYGNKSSPIEVNGANLTVPKNQTLALIGGDVTINNSKLIATSGHIELGGVADSGIVGLSLIGSQAQFSFPKDLARANVLINNNGLVTTTGSGGGSIQLTGKQLTIENSRVSTSTLGAIAGANIILNASDAVIVTSDRTDKRFIDGLFAENDGSGASLGITINTNKLQVEGEARISTVTSSNSSGKGGDITINATDAIELSGVDARDEKSFTTGLVTDIYGSGSGGNLTVNTVKLTVKNGAQLSAATFSDAQGGNLTVNAKNAVELLGVSPFDIVASGLYTAVQEESSGQAGDLIVNTGHLIISDGAQIFSGTLSRGNGGNIIINASDYVNLTGVAPITKYFGGVFSAGGFDTQGNPAQGNAGNLTINTNDLIVQNGAKISVGTQGLGKVGTMTLNATNLIQLLGKSPSENEPLDPSSDLGLQFSSLFANVLNSNNRNDAGNIDISTDKLLVQEGARISVDNEGLGKGGNINIQANSILLDNFGNSQQNAGGIQATTKSGEGGNITLQIKDILLMRNGSKITTDATAGNGNGGNITISANLLASAENSDITANAIQGQGGNVQITTQGIFGIEFRPQLTPQSDITASSQFGLNGAVEIKTLAVDPGKGIVVLPVQPNDASSLITQGCGQNKSSESSRFIVTGRGGLPQNPEVALGSDTILEDIQTVPIVANSDRSLVTATPINLPLQTANEIVEAQGLIITPQGEILLTAQASATTPHSSGLNAASCSSN; this comes from the coding sequence ATGAATTGGTATTGTGCTATCAGTCTTGCGGGAATATTGAGTATTTGCAATCTCACATTTGCACGCACCTGTGACGCTCAGATCGCAGCAGATGGTACTATACCTACAACAGTTAGTTCCAGCGATAATCTGAATTTCACTATTAGTGGCGGTAGCCAAGTTGGAGATAATCTATTTCATAGTTTTAACCAATTTTCTGTGCCAACTGGTGGTTCTGCCAATTTTAATAATAACTTCTTGATTAAAAATATTATTAGTCGTGTTACAGGTATTGAAACTTCGTTGATTGATGGCAGAATTCGTACTCTTGGCAAGGCCAATCTCTTCTTAATTAATCCTAATGGAATTATCTTTGGCTCTAAATCAAAATTAGATATTGGTGGTTCATTTTTTGCCACGACAGCCAATAGTATAAAATTTGCAGATGGCAAAGAATTTAATACTGCTGCTGATCACAATCCGCCTTTACTAACTGTCAGTGTACCTATTGGATTGCAGTATGGTAATAAATCATCACCTATTGAAGTGAATGGAGCTAATCTTACAGTTCCCAAAAATCAAACACTGGCTTTAATAGGTGGTGATGTCACTATCAATAATAGTAAATTAATTGCAACTAGCGGTCATATTGAATTAGGTGGAGTAGCAGATTCAGGTATAGTTGGGCTTTCATTAATAGGAAGCCAGGCGCAATTTAGTTTTCCTAAAGATTTGGCAAGAGCTAATGTATTAATTAATAATAATGGTTTGGTAACAACTACTGGGAGTGGAGGTGGTAGTATTCAACTTACAGGAAAGCAGTTAACTATTGAAAACTCGCGTGTATCTACTTCTACACTAGGTGCAATTGCAGGCGCAAACATAATTTTAAACGCTTCAGATGCTGTTATCGTCACCAGCGATCGCACTGATAAAAGATTTATAGATGGATTGTTTGCGGAAAACGATGGTAGTGGCGCTAGCTTAGGAATCACCATCAATACTAATAAACTTCAGGTTGAGGGCGAAGCTAGAATATCTACAGTCACTTCATCTAACTCCTCTGGAAAAGGAGGAGATATAACTATTAATGCTACAGATGCAATTGAACTCAGTGGTGTTGACGCAAGGGATGAAAAGTCTTTCACCACTGGTTTAGTAACAGATATCTATGGTAGTGGTTCTGGGGGAAATTTAACTGTTAATACGGTAAAACTAACTGTTAAAAACGGAGCGCAACTATCCGCAGCTACCTTTAGTGATGCACAAGGCGGAAACTTAACAGTCAATGCCAAAAATGCTGTAGAACTATTGGGTGTTTCACCTTTTGATATTGTAGCAAGTGGTTTGTATACAGCAGTTCAAGAAGAAAGTAGCGGACAAGCAGGAGATTTAATAGTTAATACTGGACATCTCATCATCAGCGATGGAGCACAAATTTTTTCTGGTACTCTGAGCAGAGGGAATGGTGGAAACATAATTATTAATGCAAGTGATTATGTTAACTTAACAGGGGTTGCACCTATCACTAAATATTTCGGTGGTGTGTTTAGTGCTGGAGGTTTTGATACTCAAGGTAATCCTGCTCAGGGGAATGCAGGTAATTTAACAATTAATACCAATGATTTAATAGTACAAAATGGAGCCAAAATTAGTGTTGGAACACAGGGTTTGGGTAAGGTAGGCACAATGACTCTGAACGCCACCAACTTAATTCAGTTATTGGGTAAAAGCCCTTCTGAGAACGAGCCATTAGATCCTTCAAGCGATTTAGGGCTCCAATTTAGCAGTCTATTTGCCAATGTCCTAAACAGTAATAATAGGAACGATGCTGGCAACATAGATATTAGTACAGATAAATTATTAGTTCAAGAAGGAGCTAGGATAAGTGTTGATAATGAAGGATTGGGGAAAGGTGGCAACATTAATATTCAAGCTAACTCAATCTTGCTCGATAATTTCGGTAATTCTCAACAGAATGCAGGTGGAATTCAAGCTACAACTAAATCGGGAGAAGGTGGTAATATCACTTTACAAATAAAAGATATTTTGTTAATGCGTAATGGCAGTAAAATTACCACTGATGCTACAGCTGGTAATGGAAATGGTGGTAACATAACTATTAGTGCCAATTTATTAGCATCTGCTGAAAATAGTGACATTACAGCTAATGCCATTCAAGGTCAAGGCGGAAATGTTCAAATTACAACTCAAGGTATTTTTGGGATTGAATTTCGCCCGCAACTAACTCCTCAAAGCGATATTACAGCTAGTTCTCAGTTTGGTCTAAATGGTGCTGTAGAAATTAAAACTCTGGCAGTTGATCCTGGCAAAGGAATCGTGGTATTACCAGTACAGCCAAATGATGCTTCATCATTAATTACTCAAGGTTGTGGACAGAATAAATCTAGTGAATCTAGTCGCTTCATTGTTACTGGAAGAGGTGGCTTACCGCAAAATCCAGAGGTAGCATTGGGGAGCGACACAATTTTAGAAGATATTCAAACAGTTCCCATTGTGGCAAACAGCGATCGCTCTTTGGTGACTGCCACTCCTATAAATTTACCATTGCAGACTGCCAATGAGATTGTAGAAGCTCAAGGACTGATCATTACTCCCCAAGGAGAAATATTATTAACAGCACAAGCATCAGCTACAACTCCTCATAGTTCTGGACTCAATGCAGCTAGCTGTTCTAGCAATTAG
- a CDS encoding tail fiber domain-containing protein, with amino-acid sequence MDFNPQNLSEAESLIEDLSDEQLAECIGGCDIQITTGDHDVAQVPLYELPLLGESNIKITFLGIYYDPNGSQRYRSDRNVKEAVVEADVHSILQGIANLPITSWQYKDQGDTIRHIGPMAQDFAATFKVGESDRTINVVDANGVALAAIQALYQVIQKQDSQINELQTQLLELKQQIIQ; translated from the coding sequence ATGGATTTTAACCCTCAGAATTTGAGCGAGGCAGAGAGTTTGATTGAGGATTTAAGCGATGAACAATTAGCGGAGTGTATTGGTGGCTGTGATATTCAGATTACTACTGGTGATCATGATGTCGCACAAGTGCCCTTATATGAACTACCCCTATTAGGAGAAAGCAATATCAAAATTACTTTTTTAGGAATCTATTACGATCCTAATGGCTCACAACGCTATAGAAGCGATCGCAATGTGAAAGAAGCTGTAGTTGAGGCTGATGTCCACAGTATTCTTCAAGGTATTGCCAATTTACCAATTACCTCCTGGCAATACAAAGACCAAGGTGACACAATCCGCCATATTGGCCCGATGGCTCAGGATTTTGCAGCCACCTTCAAGGTTGGGGAGAGCGATCGCACTATCAATGTTGTAGATGCTAATGGCGTAGCTTTAGCAGCTATTCAAGCACTTTATCAAGTAATTCAAAAGCAAGATTCTCAAATTAATGAACTGCAAACACAGTTACTTGAGTTAAAGCAACAAATTATTCAGTAG
- a CDS encoding tail fiber domain-containing protein, with product MDRKNQESLIQESLIAELTDTDLANCVGGCGYINPGVQEIIANDGVMNAPGLEHNPNMEYDPNGSLRYRSDRHLKESIAEVDIYAILKGMANLPITTWQYKDQGETIRHIGPMAQEFAAAFKLGESDRTINVVDAHGVAFAAIQALYHIVQKQESQINELQTQLLKLKQQQF from the coding sequence ATGGATAGGAAAAATCAAGAATCGCTGATTCAGGAGAGTTTGATTGCAGAATTAACTGATACTGATTTAGCCAATTGTGTTGGTGGTTGCGGCTACATTAATCCAGGAGTCCAGGAAATTATTGCTAACGATGGTGTCATGAACGCTCCCGGCCTCGAACACAACCCAAATATGGAGTATGATCCCAATGGTTCTCTCCGCTACAGAAGCGATCGCCATCTCAAAGAATCCATAGCTGAGGTCGATATCTACGCTATTCTTAAAGGTATGGCTAATTTACCGATTACTACCTGGCAATACAAAGACCAAGGTGAAACAATTCGCCATATTGGCCCGATGGCTCAAGAATTTGCAGCTGCTTTCAAGCTGGGAGAGAGCGATCGCACTATCAACGTTGTAGATGCTCATGGTGTAGCTTTTGCCGCGATTCAAGCACTTTATCATATAGTGCAAAAGCAAGAATCTCAAATCAATGAATTGCAAACACAATTACTTAAGTTAAAGCAACAGCAATTTTAA
- a CDS encoding TOMM precursor leader peptide-binding protein, translated as MLSQPKFKAHFHVEISPPKTVFLLSEKGHFVLKGRLYCLVAPLLNGLYSVDEITQQLQGQATADEIIYALQQLERKGYITNANNLPLGESAFWELLNQDTRVVSQSFQESKVSITTFGSVTSEALHNILESLSIPIGDFGKFAVVLTDDYLQAGLASFNREALQEKRSWLLVKPVGAVIWIGPIFKPGHTGCWECLAQRLRMNREVESFLQAQKQTLNSFSISRAALPSTVNTGLNLAATEIAKWLSHPKPHPLEGTLLSFDLLNLNLQRHTLVRRPQCHCCGDLTYLSQHQSQPLVLNSIPKQLSDDGGYRICAAEKALQKYEHHISPITGIISNLFQPFPQNDLIHAYVVEHIFPREGRQLEDLRQTARPKSFGKGKTAAQAKISAVGEAIERYCGSFTGEEPRRKAAYTNICEQAIHPYEFMHYSANQYCDRQSWNQQHEIIQWVPVPFDENQEIEWTPIWSLSEQQFKYLPTAYCYYGYPLAEDSCFCYADTNGTAAGTCKEEAILQGFMELVERDAVAIWWYNRLQRPAVDLNSFDEPYLNKLKNYYPLIGRDFWVLDLTTDLNIPTFAAISRRINHQSEDILFGFGTHFHPQVALLRAVTEMNQMIFLSNGANPNSSAKFTRQDMQNWCQTATLNNQAYLAPDANAIPKAHGDYPVYHSQDLRADVLACVDIAAKHGLEILVLDQTRPDIEMPVVKVVVPGLRHFWAQFAPGRLYDIPVQLGWLKAKLTEDQLNPIPMFL; from the coding sequence ATGCTTAGTCAGCCGAAGTTTAAAGCACACTTCCATGTGGAAATATCTCCTCCTAAAACTGTATTCCTATTAAGTGAAAAAGGGCATTTCGTTTTAAAAGGGCGTTTATATTGCCTAGTAGCGCCATTACTCAACGGGCTTTACTCAGTGGATGAAATCACTCAACAGCTGCAAGGACAAGCTACGGCTGATGAGATTATCTATGCACTACAACAACTAGAACGTAAGGGATATATTACCAACGCAAATAATCTACCACTGGGAGAATCGGCTTTTTGGGAACTGCTAAATCAAGATACTCGCGTTGTCAGCCAAAGCTTCCAAGAATCAAAAGTTAGCATTACCACATTTGGTAGTGTAACTTCTGAAGCATTGCATAACATCTTGGAATCCCTTAGCATTCCCATTGGTGATTTTGGTAAGTTTGCTGTTGTACTCACAGATGATTATCTCCAGGCTGGTTTGGCAAGTTTTAACCGAGAAGCTTTACAAGAAAAGCGTTCTTGGTTGCTAGTCAAGCCAGTCGGTGCTGTAATTTGGATTGGCCCCATCTTTAAACCTGGACATACTGGATGTTGGGAATGTTTAGCACAACGTCTGCGGATGAATCGTGAGGTTGAGTCTTTTTTACAAGCGCAAAAACAAACTCTCAACTCGTTTTCAATTTCCCGTGCGGCTTTACCTTCAACTGTCAACACTGGGTTAAATCTTGCAGCTACAGAAATTGCTAAATGGTTAAGTCATCCAAAACCACATCCTTTAGAAGGAACTTTGTTAAGTTTTGATTTACTTAATCTTAACTTGCAACGTCATACCTTGGTTCGCCGTCCCCAGTGTCATTGCTGTGGTGATCTGACTTATCTAAGCCAACACCAATCTCAACCATTGGTGTTAAATAGCATACCCAAGCAGTTGAGTGATGATGGCGGGTATCGCATCTGTGCGGCTGAAAAAGCCTTACAAAAATACGAACATCATATTAGCCCGATTACGGGAATTATCAGCAATTTATTTCAACCTTTTCCCCAGAACGATTTAATTCATGCTTATGTTGTAGAACACATTTTTCCGAGAGAAGGTAGGCAATTAGAAGATTTACGCCAGACAGCGCGTCCGAAAAGCTTTGGTAAAGGAAAAACGGCCGCACAAGCAAAAATAAGTGCCGTTGGGGAAGCAATTGAGCGCTACTGTGGAAGCTTTACGGGAGAAGAACCAAGGCGAAAAGCTGCTTATACCAATATCTGCGAACAGGCTATTCATCCCTATGAGTTTATGCACTACAGCGCCAATCAATATTGCGATCGCCAAAGTTGGAATCAGCAACATGAGATTATTCAATGGGTACCTGTTCCCTTTGATGAAAACCAAGAAATTGAATGGACTCCGATTTGGTCGCTGAGTGAGCAGCAATTCAAATATCTGCCAACAGCATATTGTTATTATGGCTATCCTTTAGCTGAAGATTCCTGCTTTTGTTATGCAGATACCAATGGTACGGCTGCAGGAACTTGTAAAGAAGAAGCTATTCTCCAAGGATTTATGGAGTTGGTAGAGCGAGATGCAGTAGCAATTTGGTGGTACAACCGTCTCCAAAGACCTGCTGTTGATTTAAATAGTTTTGATGAGCCTTATCTAAATAAATTAAAAAACTATTATCCATTGATTGGACGCGATTTTTGGGTATTAGACCTGACTACTGATTTAAATATTCCCACCTTTGCTGCCATTTCTCGACGAATTAATCACCAGTCAGAAGATATTCTCTTTGGCTTTGGCACTCACTTTCATCCCCAAGTAGCCCTATTACGTGCTGTCACTGAAATGAATCAAATGATATTTCTTTCTAATGGGGCAAATCCAAATTCTTCTGCCAAATTTACTCGTCAGGACATGCAAAATTGGTGCCAAACAGCAACATTAAATAACCAAGCTTATCTTGCTCCCGATGCCAATGCAATTCCTAAAGCTCATGGAGACTATCCTGTTTACCACAGTCAGGATTTGCGAGCAGATGTGCTGGCTTGTGTTGATATCGCTGCTAAACATGGATTAGAAATATTGGTTCTCGATCAAACACGTCCAGATATTGAAATGCCTGTTGTTAAGGTTGTAGTTCCTGGGTTACGCCATTTTTGGGCACAGTTTGCGCCAGGTCGGCTTTACGATATACCCGTCCAACTGGGATGGTTAAAAGCAAAATTAACAGAAGACCAACTAAATCCAATTCCTATGTTTCTTTAG
- a CDS encoding sensor domain-containing diguanylate cyclase: protein MESIDTSCKAGIIQNNKKIKKPEICQDNYFKFIDYFPDLIIITTRSQGYCVEINQSFLKVTGYSRENVIGHPITVLDMGLTTATYSKIQKKLTNQQTVENLEIEFCLKNGEKRIGLLSVKLLEWQGKTYLLNIIRDITERKALEENLRRIAMHDPLTGLPNRAYFMQQLDYVIVCKQYYDNYSYSILFLDLDDFKAINDNFGHDTGDKFLIEISKKLKAKLRWGDFIARLGGDEFVILLEDIKDLRGAARIANQVIASLKQPVLVNGHLLSCSVSIGISTISKNDKLPEELLRKADAAMYQAKAFGKNRYHIS, encoded by the coding sequence ATGGAATCTATCGATACTAGTTGTAAAGCTGGTATAATTCAAAATAATAAAAAAATTAAAAAACCTGAGATATGTCAAGATAATTATTTTAAGTTTATTGATTATTTTCCTGATTTAATAATAATCACTACACGTAGTCAAGGTTATTGTGTAGAGATTAATCAGTCATTTCTAAAGGTAACGGGCTACAGTCGCGAGAATGTGATTGGACACCCGATTACAGTATTAGACATGGGATTGACTACAGCAACATACTCAAAAATTCAAAAGAAGCTCACAAATCAACAAACAGTTGAGAATTTAGAAATAGAATTCTGTCTCAAAAATGGGGAAAAACGCATAGGTTTATTATCAGTAAAACTTTTAGAATGGCAAGGAAAAACTTATTTACTAAATATCATTCGTGATATCACAGAGCGTAAAGCGCTGGAAGAAAATTTACGCCGAATTGCGATGCACGATCCTCTAACAGGGTTGCCCAATCGAGCTTACTTTATGCAGCAGTTAGATTATGTAATTGTATGTAAGCAATATTATGATAACTATTCTTATTCTATATTATTTCTAGATTTAGACGACTTTAAGGCAATTAATGACAATTTTGGTCATGATACCGGAGATAAATTTTTAATTGAAATTAGCAAAAAGCTAAAAGCTAAACTGCGATGGGGAGATTTTATCGCCCGTCTTGGTGGAGATGAATTTGTAATTTTGTTGGAAGATATCAAAGATTTGCGTGGTGCGGCTCGGATAGCTAATCAAGTAATTGCATCTCTTAAACAACCTGTTTTAGTTAATGGTCATCTCCTTTCATGTTCAGTCAGTATTGGCATATCAACAATCTCAAAAAATGATAAATTACCCGAAGAATTATTACGCAAGGCAGATGCGGCCATGTATCAGGCAAAAGCATTTGGGAAGAATCGTTACCATATTAGTTAA